The following are from one region of the Prevotella communis genome:
- a CDS encoding ABC transporter ATP-binding protein, with product MKEFLKVLRRFVPPYKKYLLLSIFFNVSSAVLNIFSFAALIPILQILFQTGDAEAATSVMAWDWGNVQEVLMNNLNYYVNGLIADYGPTTTLLLIGLFLASTTMLKTGFYFLTSACIVPIRTGVVRDIRNQIYQKITSLPLGFFSEERKGDIIARMSGDVLEVESSIMSSLDMLFKNPVLIIAYFSTMLFVSWQLTLFTLIIVPVMGWIMGMIGRKLKRKSIEAQALWSDTMSQAEETLGGLRIIKAFCAEEKMNKRFDKINSSYRDHLMKVNIRQSSAHPMSEFLGTVMIVIVLWFGGMLVLNNQAITGPTFIYYMVILYSIINPLKEFSKASYNIPKGLASMERIDKILLAENTIKEKENPKHIGSFEQQIEFRHVSFRYGDKWVLQDINLVIPKGKTIALVGQSGGGKSTLVDLIPRYYDVQEGEVLIDGINVKDLGIHDLRQLIGNVNQEAILFNDTFRNNIAFGVDKATDEQIAEAAKIANAYDFIMQSEQGFETNIGDRGGRLSGGQRQRVSIARAILKNPPILILDEATSALDTESERLVQDALERLMKTRTTVAIAHRLSTIKNADEICVLHEGRIVERGTHDELLSMDGYYKKLNDMQSL from the coding sequence ATGAAAGAGTTTTTGAAAGTACTGAGGCGTTTCGTGCCTCCCTATAAGAAATACCTGCTCCTGTCGATATTCTTCAACGTGTCATCGGCAGTGCTCAACATTTTCTCATTTGCAGCCCTGATACCTATCCTGCAAATCCTGTTCCAGACCGGCGACGCAGAGGCTGCGACCTCCGTGATGGCATGGGACTGGGGAAATGTTCAGGAGGTGTTGATGAACAACCTGAACTATTATGTCAACGGCCTGATAGCCGACTATGGCCCAACCACTACCTTGTTGCTCATCGGTCTGTTCCTGGCAAGCACAACCATGCTGAAGACGGGATTCTACTTCCTCACCTCAGCCTGTATCGTACCTATCCGTACCGGTGTGGTACGCGATATACGTAACCAGATTTATCAGAAGATCACGTCTCTCCCCCTGGGTTTCTTCTCTGAGGAACGAAAGGGAGATATCATTGCCCGTATGAGCGGCGACGTACTGGAGGTAGAGTCGAGCATTATGTCATCACTCGACATGCTGTTCAAGAACCCCGTACTGATTATCGCCTATTTCTCTACGATGCTGTTTGTATCGTGGCAACTGACCCTTTTCACCCTGATTATCGTACCCGTCATGGGATGGATCATGGGAATGATAGGACGTAAGCTGAAGCGCAAGAGTATCGAGGCTCAGGCCCTATGGAGCGACACGATGAGTCAGGCAGAGGAGACGCTTGGTGGCCTGCGCATCATCAAGGCTTTCTGTGCAGAGGAGAAGATGAACAAGCGTTTCGACAAGATCAACTCTTCTTATCGTGACCATCTGATGAAGGTTAATATCCGTCAGTCATCGGCTCACCCCATGAGTGAGTTCCTCGGTACCGTGATGATTGTCATCGTACTTTGGTTTGGCGGCATGCTGGTACTCAACAACCAGGCTATCACCGGCCCTACGTTCATCTACTACATGGTGATTCTCTATTCTATCATCAATCCATTGAAGGAATTCTCAAAGGCCAGCTACAACATCCCCAAGGGACTGGCATCCATGGAGCGTATTGACAAAATCCTCTTGGCAGAGAACACCATCAAGGAGAAAGAGAATCCTAAGCATATCGGCTCTTTCGAACAACAGATTGAGTTCCGTCATGTATCCTTCCGCTATGGCGACAAGTGGGTGCTTCAGGACATCAACTTAGTGATTCCAAAGGGAAAGACCATCGCGCTGGTAGGACAGAGCGGTGGCGGTAAGTCAACACTCGTAGACCTGATTCCCCGTTACTACGACGTACAGGAAGGAGAAGTGCTGATTGATGGCATTAACGTGAAGGACCTTGGCATACACGACCTGCGCCAGCTGATAGGCAATGTCAACCAAGAGGCCATCCTGTTTAACGACACCTTCCGCAATAATATCGCCTTTGGTGTGGACAAAGCTACAGACGAGCAGATTGCCGAGGCAGCAAAGATTGCCAACGCCTATGATTTCATCATGCAGTCGGAACAGGGATTTGAGACTAACATCGGAGACCGTGGCGGACGATTGTCGGGTGGTCAGCGCCAGCGCGTGAGCATTGCCCGTGCCATCTTGAAGAATCCTCCCATCCTGATTCTCGATGAGGCCACATCAGCCCTCGATACAGAGAGTGAGCGACTGGTACAGGATGCCCTGGAACGTCTGATGAAGACACGCACCACCGTGGCTATTGCCCACCGCCTGTCGACCATCAAGAATGCAGACGAGATATGCGTACTCCACGAAGGACGTATCGTAGAGCGCGGCACCCACGATGAACTGCTCAGCATGGATGGCTACTACAAGAAACTGAACGACATGCAAAGTCTTTAA